From Mucilaginibacter gotjawali:
CAATACAGCTTCAAACTTGGCAACACCGGCAAATTCCGAGATGATCACGGCATTGTACGGATCCCATGAACAGATCCGGTCGCCTTTGGCGATCTTGCTGCCATCTTTCACGTACAGGTATGAACCGTAAGGAATATTATTGGTTACGATGATTTTATTTGTGCCCTGCTCAACGATGCGGAACTCACCTGAACGGCCCAATACCACGTCTACCAAACCTTCTTCGGTTTTGTATTCAACAGTACGAACGTTTTCAAATTCGATCACACCTTCAAACCTTGCATTGATCTGCGATTCAGCCGCGATGTTTGATGCGGTACCACCCACGTGGAATGTACGCAGGGTTAACTGTGTACCCGGCTCACCGATTGACTGTGCAGCAATTACACCAACAGCCTCGCCTTTTTGCACGCGTTTACCGCTTGCAAGGTTACGGCCGTAGCACAATGCACATACGCCACGCTTACTTTCGCAGGTTAATACCGAACGGATCTCGATACCTTCCAGCGGTGAGTTTTCAATTGCTTTGGCAATGTCTTCCTCTATATCCTGTCCGGCTGATACCAGCAATTCGTTGGTAATAGGATCATAAACATCATATAATGAGGTACGGCCCAAAATACGTTCGTGCAATGGCTCAACAATATCCTCATTGTCTTTCAACGCAGTGGTATAAATACCTCTTAAAGTACCGCAATCTGTTTCGCCAACAATCATGTCCTGCGCAACGTCATGCAAACGACGGGTTAAGTAACCGGCATCCGCAGTTTTTAACGCTGTATCCGCCAAACCTTTACGTGCACCGTGGGTGGAGATGAAGTACTCCAATACCGACAAACCTTCTTTAAAGTTCGAAAGGATCGGGTTCTCGATGATCTCACCGCCCGAGCCTGATTTCTGAGGCTTGGCCATCAAACCACGCATACCTGCCAGCTGACGGATCTGCTCTTTTGAACCACGTGCTCCCGAATCCAGCATCATGTATACTGAATTGAAGCCCTGGTTATCAGAAGAAAGGATCTCCATCACATTCGCGGTTAAGCGGTTGTTGATACGGGTCCAGATGTCAATGATCTGGTTGTAACGTTCGTTATTAGTAATGAAACCCATGTTGTAGTTGCCCATAACTTCTTCAACTTGTTTCGAAGCTGTTTCAATCAGGGTAACTTTTTCAGCAGGGATATTGATGTCTTTCAGGTTAAATGATAAACCACCCTGGAATGCCATTTTGAAACCTAATTCCTTAATATCATCAAGGAACTGGGCTGCACGTGCCATACCGGTCATTTTCACCACCTCGCCAATAATATCACGCAGTGATTTTTTGGTAAGCAGTTCATTGATATAACCTACTTCAACCGGAACATGCTGGTTAAACAATACACGCCCAACAGTAGTGTCAATAATTTTAGATACGATACTGCCGTCTTTTTCTTTTACAAAAGCTTTAACCTTAATAAAAGCATGCAGGTCAATTTTCTTTTCGTTATAGGCGATGATCACTTCTTCCGAAGAGTAGAAAGTTAATCCTTCGCCTTTTACAACGCGTCCTTCATCTGTTTTGCGGCCTTTGGTTATGTAGTACAAACCAAGCACCATGTCCTGAGACGGTACGGTAATAGGCGTTCCGTTGGCAGGGTTAAGGATGTTGTGCGATGCAAGCATTAATACCTGCGCTTCCAAAATTGCGGCGTTACCAAGCGGCACGTGAACAGCCATCTGGTCACCGTCAAAGTCGGCGTTGAACGCGGTACAGGTTAACGGGTGCAGCTGTATCGCCTTGCCTTCAACCAGTTTTGGCTGGAAAGCCTGGATACCCAACCTGTGCAGCGTAGGCGCACGGTTTAGCAATACAGGGTGACCTTTTAGTACGTTTTCCAAAATGTCCCAAACTAAGGGGTCCTTACGGTCAACAATCTTTTTAGCTGATTTTACTGTTTTAACCACACCACGCTCAATCATTTTGCGGATGATAAATGGTTTAAACAATTCGGCAGCCATATCTTTTGGTAAACCGCATTCGTGTAGTTTAAGGTTCGGACCTACAACAATTACCGAACGGGCCGAGTAATCCACACGTTTACCCAATAAGTTCTGGCGGAAACGGCCTTGTTTACCTTTTAATATATCTGATAATGATTTTAATGCACGGTTACCTTCGGTTTTTACCGCGTTAACTTTACGCGAGTTATCGAATAACGAATCCACAGCTTCCTGCAGCATCCGTTTTTCGTTACGTAAGATAACTTCCGGCGCTTTAATTTCGATCAAACGTTTTAAACGGTTGTTACGGATAATTACACGACGGTATAAGTCGTTCAAATCCGAAGTAGCGAAACGGCCGCCTTCCAATGGAACCAACGGACGCAATTCAGGCGGGATAACCGGAACAATCTTAACGATCATCCACTCAGGGTTATTTTCGATCCTGGTTTTTGCATCACGGAAAGCTTCAACTACCTGAAGGCGTTTTAAAGCTTCGTTTTTACGTTGTTGCGAAGTTTCATTAGCCGCCTGGTGACGCAGATCGTAAGATAACTGGTCAAGGTCAAGGCGTTTTAATAATTCTTCAAGGGCTTCAGCGCCCATTTTAGCAACAAATTTCTGAGGATCTTTATCATCCAGGTACTGGTTTTCCTTTGGCAGGGTATCCAATACGTCCAGATATTCTTCTTCAGTAAGGAAATCCATCGCGTTGATGCCATCAGCTTCCTTAACACCGGCCTGTATTACTACATAACGTTCGTAGTAAATGATCAGGTCGAGCCTTTTGGTTGGCAAACCAAGCAGGTAACCAATTTTGTTGGGCAATGAACGGAAATACCAGATATGCGCAACCGGAACCACCAGGTTAATGTGGCCCATACGCTCACGGCGTACTTTCTTCTCGGTTACTTCAACACCGCAACGGTCGCAAACAATACCCTTGTAACGGATCCGTTTATATTTACCGCAATGGCACTCATAATCTTTAACCGGACCAAAAATACGCTCGCAGAATAAACCATCGCGCTCAGGCTTGTAGGTCCTGTAGTTGATGGTTTCAGGTTTTAAAACTTCACCGCTCGAACGCTCCAGGATGGATTCCGGAGAAGCCAGACTGATGGTAATGGTGGTGAAATTACTCTTGATTTTATTATCCTTTTTGTAAGACATAGTCTCCTTGTTTTTTAATTGTTGAATTAGTGATTTAGTGAATTAGTGATTTGACATTATCATATCACTTGTTTACTATGTTGAATTAGCGAGCGAGTAAACCGGATTTTTCAATCACTAATTCACTCACTCACTAAATCACTAATTATTCTAACGTTATATCCAAACCTAAACCTCTTAACTCATGAACCAATACGTTGAATGATTCAGGAACTGATGGTGTTGGCAGGTTTTCGCCTTTAACAATAGCTTCGTATGTTTTGGCGCGGCCGATAACATCATCCGATTTAACGGTTAATATTTCCTGCAGGATGTTGGATGCACCGAATGCTTCCAGTGCCCAAACTTCCATCTCACCAAAACGCTGACCACCAAATTGTGCTTTACCACCCAATGGCTGTTGTGTAATTAATGAGTATGGCCCTATTGAACGCGCGTGCATCTTATCGTCAACCATGTGTCCCAGTTTCAGCATGTAGATAATACCTACAGTTGTTTGCTGGTCAAAACGGTCGCCGGTTAAGCCATTGTATAAATAGGTACGGCCCGATTCAGGTAAGTTTGCCTTTTTAACCCACTCTTCCACTTCGCCATGGCTTGCACCATCAAAAATAGGAGTAGCGAATTTAATGCCCAGCTCTTTACCGGCCCAGCCCAATACAGTTTCGTAGATTTGCCCAAGGTTCATACGTGATGGTACACCCAGCGGGTTCAACACGATATCAACCGGTGTTCCGTCCTCAAGGAAAGGCATATCTTCGTCACGTACAATACGTGCAACAATACCTTTGTTACCGTGGCGGCCCGCCATTTTATCACCCACCTTAAGCTTACGCTTTTT
This genomic window contains:
- the rpoC gene encoding DNA-directed RNA polymerase subunit beta', which gives rise to MSYKKDNKIKSNFTTITISLASPESILERSSGEVLKPETINYRTYKPERDGLFCERIFGPVKDYECHCGKYKRIRYKGIVCDRCGVEVTEKKVRRERMGHINLVVPVAHIWYFRSLPNKIGYLLGLPTKRLDLIIYYERYVVIQAGVKEADGINAMDFLTEEEYLDVLDTLPKENQYLDDKDPQKFVAKMGAEALEELLKRLDLDQLSYDLRHQAANETSQQRKNEALKRLQVVEAFRDAKTRIENNPEWMIVKIVPVIPPELRPLVPLEGGRFATSDLNDLYRRVIIRNNRLKRLIEIKAPEVILRNEKRMLQEAVDSLFDNSRKVNAVKTEGNRALKSLSDILKGKQGRFRQNLLGKRVDYSARSVIVVGPNLKLHECGLPKDMAAELFKPFIIRKMIERGVVKTVKSAKKIVDRKDPLVWDILENVLKGHPVLLNRAPTLHRLGIQAFQPKLVEGKAIQLHPLTCTAFNADFDGDQMAVHVPLGNAAILEAQVLMLASHNILNPANGTPITVPSQDMVLGLYYITKGRKTDEGRVVKGEGLTFYSSEEVIIAYNEKKIDLHAFIKVKAFVKEKDGSIVSKIIDTTVGRVLFNQHVPVEVGYINELLTKKSLRDIIGEVVKMTGMARAAQFLDDIKELGFKMAFQGGLSFNLKDINIPAEKVTLIETASKQVEEVMGNYNMGFITNNERYNQIIDIWTRINNRLTANVMEILSSDNQGFNSVYMMLDSGARGSKEQIRQLAGMRGLMAKPQKSGSGGEIIENPILSNFKEGLSVLEYFISTHGARKGLADTALKTADAGYLTRRLHDVAQDMIVGETDCGTLRGIYTTALKDNEDIVEPLHERILGRTSLYDVYDPITNELLVSAGQDIEEDIAKAIENSPLEGIEIRSVLTCESKRGVCALCYGRNLASGKRVQKGEAVGVIAAQSIGEPGTQLTLRTFHVGGTASNIAAESQINARFEGVIEFENVRTVEYKTEEGLVDVVLGRSGEFRIVEQGTNKIIVTNNIPYGSYLYVKDGSKIAKGDRICSWDPYNAVIISEFAGVAKFEAVLEGITFREESDEQTGHREKVIIDTRDKTKNPVIQVADNKGNVIKGYNIPVGAHIAVDEGEKLQTGQVIAKIPRSTGKTRDITGGLPRVTELFEARNPSNPAVVTEIDGVVTLGGVKRGNREITIESKDGQVKKYLVPLSKHILVQDNDFVKAGMPLSDGSISPADILAIKGPAAVQEYLVNGIQEVYRLQGVKINDKHFEVIVHQMMQKVAIEDAGDTRFLEREAVDSWDFMVENDDIFDKKVVTEAGDSTTLKSGQIVSVRRLRDENSILKRKDLRLVEVRDAIAATSSPILQGITRASLGTKSFISAASFQETTKVLNEAAIAGKKDLMLGLKENVIVGHLIPSGTGLREYENIRVGSQEEFDRLMASKAEELEA